Proteins from a single region of Desulfovibrio sp. UCD-KL4C:
- a CDS encoding radical SAM protein: MKDTTKHPCFNKETAGSCGRVHLPVAPKCNIQCNYCNRKYDCVNESRPGVTSGVLKPFQAAEYMDQVLAKEPRITVAGIAGPGDPFANPAETLETMRLLNKKHPHLLFCLSSNGMGILPYLDDIAELGVSHVTITISAVDPKIGAKLYSWVKDGNVVYRGEQGAKVLLERQLEAIKGLKERGIIVKVNSIVVPGINEDHIVEVAKVVSKLGADIQNMIPIKPTADTPFANVKEPGHEIIGPLRKEAGIVINQMTHCKRCRADAVGLLGEDQSASLCGTLQACSKLPPIEPKAARPYVAVASREGMLINQHLGEAKSFYIWGEGKNGTYRLIEERQAPKSGCGPKRWADLASALKDCRAVLCAAVGQTPQLALEESGIDCHVVSGFVEDGLTAVYTSSDLSKLSGRRGGIAGGCCTGTGTSCG, from the coding sequence ATGAAAGATACCACCAAGCACCCATGCTTCAATAAAGAAACAGCAGGCTCATGCGGCCGTGTTCACCTCCCCGTCGCACCTAAGTGTAATATTCAGTGCAACTACTGTAATAGAAAATATGATTGCGTAAATGAATCACGCCCTGGCGTAACCAGCGGAGTACTGAAACCATTTCAGGCCGCAGAATATATGGATCAGGTCCTTGCAAAAGAACCACGTATCACGGTTGCAGGCATTGCCGGCCCCGGTGATCCTTTTGCAAATCCTGCTGAAACGCTTGAAACCATGCGCCTGCTCAACAAAAAGCATCCGCACCTCCTTTTCTGTCTATCATCTAACGGCATGGGCATATTACCTTACCTTGATGACATTGCTGAACTGGGTGTATCTCACGTGACTATTACCATCAGCGCAGTAGATCCTAAAATAGGAGCAAAACTTTATTCATGGGTTAAAGACGGAAATGTTGTATACCGCGGCGAACAAGGCGCTAAGGTCCTTTTAGAACGTCAGCTTGAAGCAATCAAAGGTCTTAAAGAACGCGGGATTATCGTTAAAGTTAATTCCATCGTTGTACCAGGTATTAATGAAGATCACATCGTAGAAGTTGCAAAAGTCGTTTCCAAGCTAGGGGCTGATATTCAGAACATGATTCCCATTAAGCCGACAGCAGATACTCCTTTTGCAAATGTAAAAGAACCCGGACATGAAATAATAGGACCTCTGCGTAAAGAGGCAGGAATAGTCATCAATCAAATGACACACTGTAAGCGTTGCCGAGCTGACGCTGTAGGCCTTCTCGGTGAGGATCAGTCAGCATCTCTTTGCGGAACTCTTCAGGCTTGTTCTAAACTTCCTCCGATTGAACCTAAAGCCGCACGCCCTTATGTTGCTGTTGCCAGCCGTGAAGGTATGCTCATAAATCAGCACTTAGGTGAAGCTAAGTCATTTTATATCTGGGGTGAAGGGAAAAACGGGACCTATCGTCTGATAGAAGAACGTCAGGCTCCTAAATCAGGTTGCGGACCAAAACGCTGGGCCGATCTTGCCTCTGCACTTAAAGACTGCCGCGCAGTTTTATGTGCCGCAGTGGGCCAGACACCACAGTTAGCCCTTGAAGAAAGCGGAATAGACTGTCACGTCGTAAGCGGATTTGTTGAAGATGGATTAACCGCTGTTTACACTTCAAGTGATCTAAGTAAATTAAGCGGACGCAGAGGCGGTATCGCTGGCGGCTGTTGCACTGGAACAGGTACGAGTTGCGGCTAG
- a CDS encoding nitrogenase component 1: MSKVKNKVEKANFVSTTNACKLCTPLGASLAFRGVEGAIPFQHGSQGCSTYMRRYIISHFREPVDIASSALGEKNAIYGGGPNLKKGILNVMKKYDPLLIGIATTCLTETIGDDVPRILFEFRQEFGDLKLPELVSVSSPSYNGTHMDGWHGAVCSLVEQLCTEQAEKDDSVNILPNMISCEDIRELRDICERFEVEATILPDISETLDAPALEDYVKIPTGGTPIKSIKKMSGASATIEFGRCLADKTGGVALEKKFGVKNHRIGIPMGLRETDALFDTLEEVTGTPTPRRYELERGRLIDAYVDGHKYVFGKRAIVYGEEDLVTGLCSFLSEIGVEVVLAGTGARGKGLEKAIADATEGVARKMPIVREGVDFHDIADEAEELKADLMIGHSKGYKYAKAWNIPLIRVGFPIHDRFGGQRILHIGYRGALSLFDKIVNAVLEKKQSDSNIGYGYL, encoded by the coding sequence ATGAGTAAAGTTAAAAATAAAGTGGAAAAGGCTAATTTCGTTTCCACAACCAACGCCTGCAAACTTTGCACGCCACTTGGAGCCTCATTGGCTTTTCGCGGAGTTGAAGGAGCTATCCCCTTCCAGCACGGTTCACAGGGATGCTCAACATATATGAGACGATATATTATCAGTCATTTCCGCGAACCAGTTGATATTGCTTCGTCTGCACTCGGTGAGAAAAATGCTATTTACGGCGGTGGACCTAATCTAAAAAAAGGCATCTTGAATGTCATGAAAAAATACGATCCACTGCTTATAGGTATCGCAACAACCTGCCTTACCGAAACCATCGGCGATGACGTGCCAAGAATTCTATTTGAATTTCGTCAAGAATTCGGAGATCTGAAACTGCCTGAATTAGTCAGTGTTTCGAGCCCTAGCTACAACGGAACGCATATGGACGGCTGGCATGGAGCTGTATGCTCTTTGGTAGAACAGCTCTGCACAGAGCAGGCTGAAAAAGACGATAGTGTCAACATTCTTCCAAATATGATTTCCTGTGAAGATATTAGAGAACTGCGCGATATTTGTGAAAGATTTGAAGTAGAAGCTACTATTTTACCAGATATTTCTGAAACTTTGGACGCTCCGGCACTTGAGGATTATGTAAAAATCCCTACAGGCGGAACCCCGATTAAGAGCATTAAAAAAATGTCTGGGGCCAGCGCAACAATCGAATTCGGTCGTTGCCTTGCTGATAAAACCGGCGGAGTTGCTCTTGAAAAGAAATTCGGAGTGAAAAATCACCGCATAGGTATCCCCATGGGACTGCGTGAAACAGACGCACTCTTTGATACTCTGGAAGAAGTAACCGGCACCCCTACTCCACGTCGCTATGAATTAGAACGTGGTCGCTTAATCGATGCATACGTTGATGGGCACAAATATGTTTTTGGTAAACGTGCAATAGTTTACGGCGAAGAAGATCTGGTAACAGGACTCTGTTCCTTCCTTAGTGAAATCGGAGTTGAAGTTGTTCTCGCCGGAACCGGAGCGCGCGGCAAAGGGCTTGAAAAAGCAATTGCTGATGCAACCGAAGGCGTGGCCAGAAAAATGCCTATCGTTCGCGAAGGTGTCGATTTTCATGACATCGCTGACGAAGCAGAAGAATTGAAAGCAGATCTGATGATCGGTCATTCCAAAGGTTATAAATACGCCAAAGCATGGAACATCCCGCTTATCCGCGTAGGTTTTCCGATTCATGACCGTTTCGGAGGTCAGCGCATTCTTCATATTGGATACCGCGGAGCACTCTCACTTTTCGATAAAATCGTAAACGCCGTCCTTGAAAAGAAGCAGAGCGACAGCAATATCGGCTACGGATACCTGTAA
- a CDS encoding (2Fe-2S) ferredoxin domain-containing protein → MATPERMIVCCQSFRTTGSPKGICHKSTEGFLQYIEEELLDRGLDALVVATTCLKQCESGPILVVQPENWWFKGVESEGVIDEILDSLEDGEPCEKYLLS, encoded by the coding sequence ATGGCTACACCGGAAAGAATGATAGTATGTTGTCAAAGTTTTCGCACCACAGGAAGCCCCAAAGGAATCTGTCACAAATCGACTGAAGGTTTTCTGCAATATATCGAAGAAGAACTTCTTGATCGCGGTCTCGATGCACTCGTCGTAGCTACAACCTGCCTTAAGCAGTGTGAATCAGGCCCGATACTTGTTGTTCAGCCTGAAAACTGGTGGTTCAAGGGTGTAGAATCTGAAGGCGTAATTGATGAAATACTCGATAGCCTTGAAGACGGCGAACCCTGCGAAAAATATTTACTTAGTTAA
- the nifK gene encoding nitrogenase molybdenum-iron protein subunit beta, with protein MLLRHTPTEITERKSLMINPAKTCQPIGAMYAALGIHGCLPHSHGSQGCCAYHRSTLTRHYKEPISAATSSFTEGASVFGGQANLLQAIDNIFTVYEPEVIAVHTTCLSETIGDDLKQIAHKAEKEGKIPEGKFVIGAPTPSYVGSHVTGFSNMVKAMAQLATPGTKKNGKVNVIPGWVEPSDMEEIKRLASVVGVDITLFPDTSGVLNAPLTGEYKMFPDGGVTMKELKDTGGAIGTLALGEWCSADAARWLDSKCKVPCTILDMPFGLNATDRFIDVLRTVAGVTVPEAIDVERGQLVDMISDMHQYFYGKKVAIYGDPDQLISMCEFLRALDMQPVHVITGTPGKEFERRIKEITADMPCEVNVKAKSDMFQLHQWIKNEPVDLLIGNSYGKYIARDEDIPFLRWGFPILDRQGHQYFPTVGYKGGLRLLEKILGLLLDRKDRDEPEESFELVL; from the coding sequence ATGTTACTCAGACACACCCCCACAGAAATTACTGAACGTAAGTCCCTGATGATCAATCCAGCTAAAACATGTCAGCCTATCGGTGCCATGTATGCGGCCCTCGGCATCCACGGATGTCTGCCTCACAGTCACGGTTCACAGGGTTGCTGCGCTTACCATAGATCTACTTTAACAAGACACTATAAAGAACCAATCTCTGCCGCAACAAGCTCCTTCACAGAAGGAGCATCCGTATTCGGCGGACAGGCAAACCTACTTCAGGCAATTGATAATATCTTCACCGTTTACGAACCTGAAGTAATTGCAGTGCACACAACCTGCTTGTCTGAAACTATTGGTGATGACCTAAAGCAGATAGCTCATAAAGCAGAAAAAGAAGGCAAAATACCCGAAGGAAAATTTGTCATCGGAGCACCTACTCCAAGTTACGTCGGTTCCCATGTTACCGGATTCAGCAACATGGTCAAAGCAATGGCCCAGCTTGCAACCCCGGGAACAAAAAAGAACGGTAAAGTAAACGTCATTCCAGGATGGGTTGAGCCTTCTGACATGGAAGAAATCAAACGCCTTGCCTCTGTAGTCGGCGTAGATATAACCCTCTTCCCTGACACTTCCGGAGTTCTGAATGCTCCTCTGACCGGAGAATATAAAATGTTCCCCGACGGCGGAGTAACTATGAAAGAACTGAAGGACACAGGCGGAGCCATTGGAACACTTGCTTTAGGCGAATGGTGTTCTGCTGATGCTGCACGCTGGCTTGATTCCAAATGCAAAGTTCCTTGCACAATTCTGGATATGCCTTTCGGACTTAACGCAACAGACCGTTTCATTGACGTTCTCCGCACAGTCGCAGGTGTAACTGTTCCTGAAGCAATTGACGTTGAACGCGGTCAGCTCGTCGATATGATATCTGACATGCACCAGTACTTCTACGGCAAAAAAGTAGCTATCTACGGTGACCCTGATCAGCTCATCTCAATGTGTGAATTTCTTCGTGCCCTTGATATGCAACCAGTGCATGTCATCACAGGAACACCCGGTAAAGAGTTTGAAAGACGCATCAAAGAAATCACAGCAGACATGCCGTGTGAAGTTAACGTTAAAGCTAAAAGCGACATGTTCCAACTCCACCAGTGGATCAAAAATGAGCCTGTCGATCTACTCATCGGTAATTCATACGGAAAGTATATTGCCCGTGACGAAGACATTCCATTCCTTCGCTGGGGATTCCCAATCCTCGACCGTCAGGGACATCAGTACTTCCCGACCGTCGGTTACAAAGGCGGACTTCGCCTTCTTGAAAAAATTCTTGGCCTGCTTCTGGATCGTAAAGATCGTGACGAACCTGAAGAAAGCTTCGAATTAGTCCTTTAA
- a CDS encoding GNAT family N-acetyltransferase, which yields MPRTIKIRTAVREDLNSLADLLEKLFSIEADFSADRERQLRGLTMLLETSRGCILVAKAGNSVVGMCSGQFMVSTAEGGLSVLVEDVVVHKDWQGRGIGRMLMDSIGTYAKDNNASRLQLLADSENVPALNFYKNLGWEPTRLICLRKRHS from the coding sequence ATGCCACGCACAATTAAAATACGAACCGCAGTTCGCGAAGATCTAAACAGTCTTGCTGACCTGCTGGAAAAGCTCTTTTCCATTGAAGCAGACTTTAGTGCAGATAGAGAAAGACAACTGCGCGGACTTACAATGCTGCTTGAAACCAGTCGGGGATGTATTCTGGTCGCTAAAGCTGGAAATAGTGTGGTCGGCATGTGTTCTGGACAATTTATGGTTTCCACCGCTGAAGGCGGACTCTCAGTACTGGTGGAAGATGTAGTTGTACACAAAGACTGGCAAGGGCGTGGCATAGGTAGAATGCTAATGGACAGTATCGGAACATATGCGAAAGACAACAACGCATCACGTTTGCAACTGCTTGCAGATAGCGAAAATGTACCGGCACTTAACTTCTATAAAAATCTCGGGTGGGAACCTACCCGGCTCATTTGTCTGAGAAAGCGTCATTCATAA
- the nifE gene encoding nitrogenase iron-molybdenum cofactor biosynthesis protein NifE, which produces MTSAILEERKDQIHRTGQGDIDIACNRESLAGAVSQRACVFCGSRVVLYPIADALHLVHGPIGCAVYTWDIRGSLSSGPELHRMSFSTDLQEVDVIFGGEKKLEAALDELIDRHSPKAAFVYSTCIVGIIGDDLEAVCRKMTEKKGIPVLPVMSEGFKGSKREGYLAACKAMFKLVGTEDVSDVSPISVNILGDFNLAGEIWIVREYFRRMGVEVVANITGDGRVKDVGRSHGAALNLVQCSGATLDLAKMIKEKYGKPFIRVSYLGIEDMAESLYQVADFFKDIDPNIVQRTQDLVKDELSKLMPEIARYRKDLEGKKVAMYVGGSFKAFSLLKAFRHLGMKVVMVGSQTGTKEDYAELAQIADPGTILVDDANPLELSAFIKEKDVDVFVGGVKERPIAFKMGVGFCDHNHERKEALEGFEGMLNFAREIHSSVMSPVWSFVPRRSNRISKIIKEAGNE; this is translated from the coding sequence ATGACTAGTGCCATATTAGAAGAAAGAAAGGATCAGATCCATAGAACAGGACAGGGCGACATTGATATAGCCTGTAACCGCGAATCTCTTGCCGGAGCTGTAAGCCAGCGGGCATGTGTTTTCTGTGGCTCCCGCGTTGTCCTTTACCCCATTGCCGATGCATTGCATTTGGTGCACGGCCCCATCGGTTGCGCTGTTTACACATGGGATATTCGCGGCTCTCTTTCAAGCGGACCGGAACTGCACAGAATGTCCTTTTCAACGGACCTTCAGGAAGTAGATGTCATCTTCGGTGGAGAAAAAAAGCTTGAGGCCGCCCTTGACGAACTCATAGACAGACACAGCCCGAAAGCTGCTTTCGTTTATTCCACATGCATTGTCGGAATAATCGGTGATGACCTTGAAGCTGTATGCAGAAAAATGACTGAGAAGAAAGGAATCCCTGTTCTTCCTGTTATGTCTGAAGGATTCAAAGGCAGCAAACGCGAAGGTTACCTAGCTGCTTGCAAAGCCATGTTTAAACTTGTCGGAACAGAAGACGTCTCCGATGTATCTCCAATTTCTGTTAATATTTTAGGAGACTTCAACCTCGCCGGAGAAATCTGGATTGTCAGAGAATACTTTAGACGCATGGGCGTAGAAGTCGTTGCCAATATAACCGGTGACGGACGAGTTAAAGATGTCGGCCGCAGTCATGGTGCGGCTTTAAATCTAGTTCAATGTTCGGGTGCGACTCTCGATTTAGCAAAAATGATAAAAGAAAAGTATGGCAAACCATTCATTCGTGTCTCCTACCTAGGCATTGAGGACATGGCAGAGTCTCTTTATCAGGTGGCTGATTTCTTTAAGGATATCGACCCGAACATTGTTCAACGCACTCAGGATCTTGTTAAAGACGAACTTTCAAAACTTATGCCGGAGATTGCCCGCTATCGCAAAGACCTCGAAGGCAAAAAAGTTGCTATGTATGTAGGTGGATCTTTCAAAGCATTCTCACTGCTCAAAGCATTTCGGCACCTTGGAATGAAAGTCGTTATGGTAGGTTCACAGACTGGAACCAAGGAAGATTATGCAGAACTGGCTCAAATTGCCGACCCCGGCACAATTTTAGTCGATGATGCCAATCCGCTGGAACTTTCAGCTTTTATTAAAGAAAAAGATGTGGATGTCTTTGTCGGCGGCGTAAAAGAACGCCCTATCGCATTCAAAATGGGTGTCGGCTTTTGCGATCATAACCACGAACGCAAAGAAGCTCTCGAAGGATTTGAGGGAATGTTAAACTTCGCCCGCGAAATTCATTCCTCAGTAATGAGTCCGGTATGGTCATTTGTTCCAAGACGTTCCAACCGGATAAGTAAAATAATAAAGGAGGCAGGCAATGAGTAA
- a CDS encoding radical SAM protein, protein MTKSSSTYSSHPCFGSAARKTVDRIHLPVAPRANSRIKYSSMQKIQDSIQPEAALAWLDELISEGRKIEVVGITGPGDPLVIPDLTFRTLELVKAKYPNISLCVTTLGIGGAEHAETLAKLGVSHVTLLVDAISRSMIEELYAWIRPSKKNIPLEEASSLLLSEQAGAVKALKAAGITVKINTTVYPPNADHVGEIAETMKALGADIMAVVPFIPRDEEQEILLKKTDSITMAAARDLASKHIDLMPEWEECGAILKNEPSSLLPKPTKPRPNVAAVSSNGMEVNMHLGHAEKILIYGPRDDGLACLLETRTAPKAGGGTARWEELAGTLSDCFILLAASAGDSPKKILSQHGLYVAVTDGEIEGTVDSLYGGGKKKKCKK, encoded by the coding sequence ATGACAAAGTCAAGTTCAACATATTCATCGCACCCCTGCTTCGGATCAGCTGCCCGCAAGACAGTAGACCGAATTCATCTGCCTGTAGCTCCACGGGCAAATTCACGCATCAAATACAGTTCCATGCAGAAAATTCAGGATTCTATTCAACCTGAAGCGGCTTTAGCATGGCTGGATGAACTTATCTCCGAAGGACGCAAAATTGAAGTTGTCGGCATTACCGGCCCCGGTGATCCATTAGTTATACCGGACCTGACTTTTCGTACCTTGGAACTTGTCAAAGCTAAGTATCCAAATATTTCTCTTTGCGTAACCACTCTTGGTATCGGAGGAGCAGAACACGCTGAGACTCTTGCAAAACTTGGTGTATCACACGTTACTCTTCTAGTGGATGCTATTTCTAGATCTATGATTGAAGAACTTTACGCTTGGATCAGACCTTCCAAGAAAAATATCCCGCTGGAAGAAGCTTCTTCCCTGCTGCTAAGCGAACAGGCCGGAGCAGTAAAAGCACTTAAAGCCGCAGGTATTACTGTTAAGATCAACACGACAGTATATCCGCCCAATGCAGACCATGTCGGTGAAATTGCCGAAACAATGAAAGCTCTCGGCGCAGACATAATGGCTGTTGTTCCTTTCATTCCTAGAGATGAAGAACAAGAAATTCTGCTTAAAAAGACCGACAGCATCACAATGGCAGCAGCCCGTGACCTTGCATCAAAACACATTGATCTTATGCCGGAATGGGAAGAATGCGGTGCAATATTAAAAAATGAACCAAGTTCACTTCTTCCGAAACCGACAAAACCAAGACCTAATGTTGCAGCAGTAAGTTCCAACGGTATGGAAGTGAATATGCACCTTGGACACGCAGAAAAGATTTTAATCTACGGACCACGTGATGACGGCTTGGCCTGCTTGCTTGAAACTCGCACCGCTCCGAAAGCTGGTGGAGGCACAGCAAGATGGGAAGAACTGGCTGGAACTCTCAGTGACTGTTTTATCCTCTTAGCTGCCAGTGCCGGAGACAGTCCAAAGAAAATTTTGAGCCAACACGGCTTGTATGTCGCAGTTACAGACGGCGAAATCGAAGGCACCGTTGATTCACTCTACGGTGGTGGCAAGAAAAAAAAGTGCAAAAAATAA